The DNA segment AGCCCTTGTCCACCTTGTTGCGCAGGCGGCTGATGTGCACGTCGATCACATTGGTCTGCGGGTCGAAGCGGTAGTCCCACACCGACTCCAGCAGCATGGTGCGGGTGACGGTCTGGTCCACATGGCGGGCCAGAAAGGCCAGCAGCCGGAATTCCCGGGGCTGCAGCTGCAAGGTGGTGCCGCCGCGTTCGGCATAGCGGCTGAGCAGATTGAGCCGCAGGTCTGCCACTTCCAGCATGGGGATGGGGGCTGGCGTGTGCACGCGGCGCAGCAGGGCTTCCAGGCGGGCGTGCAGTTCGGAAAAGGCAAAGGGTTTGGTCAGATAGTCGTCACAGCCGGCCTTGAGGCAGCGCACGCGTTCGTCCGTGGTGGACAGGGCGCTGAGCACCAGCACCGGCGTGGTGTTGCCCATGCCGCGCAGCGCCTGCAGGATTTTCAGGCCGTCGAAACCGTCGGGCAGCATGCGGTCCAGCACGATGGCCTCCCAGTGGCCGGTGACCGCCTGGGTCAGCCCTTCCATGCCATCGTGGCACACACACACCTCGGCCTGCAGCTCGCGCATGCCTTCGGCCAGAAAGCGGGCGTTCTGGGTGTCATCTTCGATGATCAGGAAACGGGGCATGGCAGTGGTGAAGTCGGCAGACCGCCTACTATAGACAGGGGTGGTTCACCCCTGTCCATAGGGGCATGTTGGCGCCGGTGGCCGTTTCACTGCGGCGGCAGGGGCTGGCGGCCTTGGGCCGTCTGCAGTTCCCACTCGGCCTGCCAGACGCGCAGCGTCAGATCCAGGTACTGCTGCTGGTGCTCCGCCACCGATTCCATGGCGTCCAGCCATTCCAGGATGCTGCTTTGCCCCAGGCGGTAGGCATCCAGGGCCATGCGCCGCAGCGGGTCCAGCTGGGTCAGGCCGCGGCTCTCAAACGATTGCAGCGTCTTGCGCAGCAGGTTGCGTTGCGCCAGGGCCTGTTGCAGACGCTGTCGCGCCAGTTGCTGTGCGGACTGCTCTTCCAGCATGGCCTGTTCGTACTCCAGCCGGGCACGGTCCACCGCACCCTGCTTGCGATCGAACAGCGGCAGCTCCATCGAGATGCCGACCTGGTTGTAGCTGCTGCCGTCGGGGCGGTTGCGCACCCGCGCCACGCCGATGCTGGGCGTGGGCAGGGCTTCGCGGGCCTGTTGGCTGATCAGCTGTTCGGCCTGCAGCACCTTGGCATGGACCGCCTGCAGCTGGGGAAGCTGGGGCGCAGCCTGTTCCCACAGGCGGTCGAACGACGCATCGGCCGCAGCCGGGACCGGCTTGGCCGGCAGCAGGCTGCCGATGGCGCGGGGTTGCCAATGGGGCTGAACCAGCAGTTCCGCCAGGGCCGCCTGGGCGGCCTGTGTCTCGGCCTGTTGCTGTTCCAGCTGCGCCTCGAGCTGGGCGCGCTGCAGTTCGACGCGGGCACCGTCGTACTTGCTGCGGGCCCCCAGTTCCACCTGGCCCTGGACCACCTTGACCGCCTGGTTCAGGTGTTCCATGGCCTGTTGCTTGGCGCTCAGCTTTTCCTGGGCTACCAGCAGCTCCGCAAAGCGCTGGGCTGCCTGGTTGAGGATGTCCTGCGCTTCGACGGAGCGCTCGGCCTGGGCCGTGGCTGCGGCCAGTTTGGCGGCCTCGGTGCGCATGGACACCTGGCCGAAGACCGGCACCGGCTGCTCGATGCCCCATTCCTTTTCATCGGGCTTGCGGGCGTAGTGGATGCTGGGGTTGGCCCAGGTCCCGGCGATGCGTACATCGGCACGGTCCATGCCCTGGCGCAGCGGCATGGCGCGCAGCACCGGATGGCGGCTGCGCACCAGGGACAGGAACTCCACCAGACCCAGGGACTGGGGCAGCGGGTCGGCAGAGGCGGTGGTGGCGTTTGTGGGCTCTCCCGCAGCGCGGGAGGCCGTGCCGGGCACCGTTTCTGCGGCCAGGCAGGCACCTGCTGCCACCAGGGCAGCGGCCACGGCAATGGTTTTAATGGTCTTCATCCAACTCATCCGGTTTCTTCAGGGTCTTGGGGCCCAGCCATACGTACAGCACGGGCAGCAGCACCAGTGCAACCATCGGCAGCACCAACATGCCGCCCACGATCACCGAGGCAAAGGGGCGCTGGGTTTCGCTGCCCACGCCGGTGGACAAGGCCATGGGCAACAGGCCCAGCAAGGCCAGCATGGCGACCAGCAGCACCGAGCGCAGGCGCTCGACTGTGCCTTCCACGACCGCTTCCAGCAGCGGCGTGCCCTGGCGGCGCAGCGACTCCACCGAGGAAATCACCAGCAGACCCGCCAGCGCGACCTGGCCCAGCAGGGCGATGAAGCCGATGGCCGCGCTGATGGACAGCTCGATGCCGGTGAAGTGCAGTGCGGCAATGCCGCCCACCATGGTGAAGGGGGTGCACAGCAGGATCACAAAGGAGCTGCGAGCCTGTCCCAGCGCGCCGAACAGCAGGGCGAACACGATCAGCAGCGACAGCGGCACCACCACCTGCAGGCGCTTGGCAGCACGCTGCTGGTTCTCCCACTCGCCGCCCCAGACGGCCTGGTAGCCATCGGGCACCTGCACCTTGTCCTTGAAGGTGGCCAGCGTTTCCTTGACGACCGAGCCGATGTCGCGGCCTTCGACGTTGAACTTCAGCGCCATGTAGCGCAGGTTGTTCTCGCGGAAGATGGAGGCATTGCCGATCTTCACCGACACCGTGCCCACGGCATGCAGCGGCACGGAGCCTCCGGAGGCCGTGGGGATGGCGATGTCGCGGATGCTGGACTCATCCATGCGGTTCGCATAGGGCAGGCGCACGCGCACCGGGATGCCGCGTTCGCCTTCCCACAGCGTGGTGGCAATGTCGCCGGCCAGGGCCAGCTCCAGCGTCTTCTGCGCGGTGTCCATGGGGATGCCCTGGCGTGCCAGGGCTTCGCGGTTGAACTCCACGTGCAGCTGCGGTGCGGGGGCATCGCGGTACAGGTCCAGGTCGACCACGCCCTCGATGTGGCGCACCTCTTCCATGGTCTTTTGCAGGATGGCGCGCAGCTGCGGAATCTCGGGACCGAAGACCTTCAGCACGACCTGTCCGCGGGCGCCGGAGGTGGATTCCTCCACGCTGTCACGGATGGGCTGCGAGAAGTTGAATGCCACCCCGGGAATGGTGCCCAGCTGCGCGCGCATTTCCTCGATCAGTGCAGACTTGTCCAGCCCGGCACGCCATTCCTTCAGCGGCTTGAGGCGGACCAGCACCTTGGCCATGTTCAGGGTCTCGTTGTCGGTGCCCGACTCCGGACGGCCCTGTTCCGTGCTGACCGAAATCACCTCGGGGAACTGGCGGATGATCTGGCGCACATCGGCCAGCACTTCCTGGCCTTTTTCCAGCGAGATGGAGGCGGGCATCTGCACCAGTACATAGGCATCGCCTTCGTCCAGGGCAGGCAGGAATTCGGTGCCCAGCTTGGTGGCGGACAGACCTGCAATCGCCAGGATGGCCAGGGCCACTGCCGCCACCGTGGTGCGGCGGCGTGGGTTGTGCAGCGTCGCGGCAATCCAGCGGTGGAAGCCATGGTCCATGCGCTCGAACACCGCCGGCTCGGGCGCCATCACATGCTTGGGCTTGAGGAACAGCGCGCACAGGGCGGGCACCAGTCCCATGGCGAACAGCAGGGCGCCCAGCAGCGCGAAGCTGTAGGTCATGGCCAGCGGACGGAAGATGCGGCCTTCGATGCTTTCCAGCGAGAACACCGGGATCAGCGCGGCAATCACGATGGCCATGGCAAACAGCGTGGGCTTGGCCACGGCGATGGCGGAGTCGATGATGATGGCGCGCATCTCGCGCTGGGTGGTGGGCTTGCGCAGGCGGGCGTTGCGGATGATGTTCTCCGCCAGCACCACGGCACCGTCCACCATGATGCCGAAGTCGATGGCGCCCATGGAGATCAGGTTGGCCGGCATGCCCAGCCAGTGCAGGCCGATGAAGGCCACCAGCAGCGACAGCGGAATCACGGCCGCCACGATCAGCGAGCCGCGGATGCTGCGCAGCACCAGCCACAGGATGGCGATGATCAGGCAGGCGCCGAACAGCAGGTTGTGCTGCACCGTGGCCAGGGTGTGGCCCACGAGGTCGGAGCGGTCGTAGGTGACCTCCATGTGCATGCCTTCGGGCAGCAGGCCACCATTGAGCTGCTCCACCTTTTCATGGATGCCTTCCAGCACCACCGAGGGGTTTTCGCCGCGCTTGAGCAGCACGATGCCTTGCACCACATCGTTCTCGTCGTCCATGCCCACCGAGCCCTGGCGGGGGGTGTGCGACTGGATGACCTGGGCCACATCGCCGATGGTGACGGGCGCACCGCCGCGCAGCTGCACCACCACGTCCTTGATCTCCTGCGGAGACTTCAGCAGGCCGATGCCGCGGATGATGAACGACTGTTCGCCCCGGCGCAGCAGGCCGCCGCCCACGTTGCGGTTGGACTTCTCCAGGGCCTCGGTCACATCGCCCAGCGACAGACCCAGGCGGTACAGCTTGTCGGGGTTCACCTCGACGTGGTATTCCTTGACGAAGCCGCCCACGCTCACCACGTCGGCCACACCCTGCACCTGCTTGAGCACGCGCACGATGTTCCATTCCTGCTCCGAGCGCAGCTGGTCCAGCGTATGGCGGTCGCTGCGCAGGCGGTAGTAGTAGATCTTGCCCAGCGGGGTGTAGTCGGGCGCCATCTCGGGCGTGACGCCCGGGGGCAGGTCGGCCTGGGGCAGGCGCTGCGCCACTTCGGCGCGGGCCTTGAAGCTGTTGGCGTCATCGTTGAACACCAGGTTCACCATGGACAGGCCGAAGTAGCTTTCCGAGCGCAGGGAGATCAGCCCGGGGGTGCCGTTGAGCTCACGCTCCAGCGGCTGGGTGATCTGGCGCTCCACCTCTTCCGGAGCCAGGCCAGGGGCCTGCGCAATGATGCCCACCTGCACATTGGTCACATCGGGGTAGGCCTCGATGGCGGTCTGCAGGTAGGCGTAGATGCCGTAGATGGCAATCGCGAGGGTGGCGCACAGGGCCACCAGCCGTCGGTGGACGACGAAGTCAATAAACGCACGCAGCATGCTGTAGTCCTGAATCCTTTACAGCATCTGGCTGGCAGCGCCATCCAGCAGCAGGGCGCCACGCACGACGATGCGCTCGCCGGGCTTGAGCCCGGAGATCACGGGCACCCAGCCGCGCACGGGCTGGCCCAGCTGGATGTCCCGCGCCGCGAACGCGTGTTCGCCGGTCTGCACAAACACCACGGTGCGGTTTTCGCCCTTGATCAGCACGGCGGCCAGCGGCACCATCATCTGGTCCCCGCGTTCCATGGCAATGCCGACGCGGGCCTGCATGCCGGCACGCAGGCCGGCCGGCACGGTCTTGTCCGCAAAGGCCAGCTGGACTGCTGCGCGGCGGGATTCGGCGTTCACCACGGCGCCGACCTGCAGCACCTTGGCGGGCACGGCGGCGGCCTGGGTCTGCAGCTCGACCTGGGCGGCACTGCCGGCTTTCAGACCGGCCAGTTCGGCCTCGAACACGTCTGCCACAATGCCCAGCGACTGGGGATTGCCGATGGCGAACAGCACGGCGCCGGCCTCGGCCAGTGCGCCCATGGTCGCCTGGTGCTGTGCCACGACGCCGGCATGCGGCGCGCGCAACACGATGCGGTCACCACCATCCTGGCCCAGCAGGGCGGCCGTGCCTCTGGCACGTTCCAGCTCCTGGGCGGCTTCCTTGCTGCGGGCCTGGGCGGAGCGCAGCTCCATGTCGGTTCCCACGCCGCGCTCCACCAGGTTCTGCTGGCGCTGGAGTTCGGTTCTGGCGGTCTCGGAGGCCAGCTGCGCGGCCCGGACTTCGTGGCGCATCCGCAGGGCATCGGCGCTCACCAGGGTGGCCAGCGGGGCGCCGGCCTTGACGGTCTGGCCGGGCTGCACATGGATGGCGGTCACCCGTGCCTGCACCGGGGCCACGACGCTGTCGAGCTGGCCCGGCAGGTATTCCAGGTGGGCGGGGGCCCAGAACAGCTGACCTGCCTGTGGCGCCTGCACCGTGGCGACCTGGACGGCGCGCAAGGCGGCCGGGGCCACCTGCACGGCGGGTGGGGTTTCGCTCCACGCCGGGAAGGCACACAGCGCGCCGGCCAGCAAGGCCGCTGTGCGGTGGCGCTGCAGCCGGGCTGTCAGCGTGGAAAGGGGAAGGGACGGAATCAGATCGCGCATGCACAGTCTTTCGCAAAACGGTGCAGGTCGAGGGGCGTCCCGCACCCAGGTAGGCACAGGTCGTGGATGCTAGGA comes from the Comamonas terrigena NBRC 13299 genome and includes:
- a CDS encoding response regulator transcription factor; its protein translation is MPRFLIIEDDTQNARFLAEGMRELQAEVCVCHDGMEGLTQAVTGHWEAIVLDRMLPDGFDGLKILQALRGMGNTTPVLVLSALSTTDERVRCLKAGCDDYLTKPFAFSELHARLEALLRRVHTPAPIPMLEVADLRLNLLSRYAERGGTTLQLQPREFRLLAFLARHVDQTVTRTMLLESVWDYRFDPQTNVIDVHISRLRNKVDKGFNPPLIHTVRGVGYCLSTTAPTA
- a CDS encoding TolC family protein, whose translation is MKTIKTIAVAAALVAAGACLAAETVPGTASRAAGEPTNATTASADPLPQSLGLVEFLSLVRSRHPVLRAMPLRQGMDRADVRIAGTWANPSIHYARKPDEKEWGIEQPVPVFGQVSMRTEAAKLAAATAQAERSVEAQDILNQAAQRFAELLVAQEKLSAKQQAMEHLNQAVKVVQGQVELGARSKYDGARVELQRAQLEAQLEQQQAETQAAQAALAELLVQPHWQPRAIGSLLPAKPVPAAADASFDRLWEQAAPQLPQLQAVHAKVLQAEQLISQQAREALPTPSIGVARVRNRPDGSSYNQVGISMELPLFDRKQGAVDRARLEYEQAMLEEQSAQQLARQRLQQALAQRNLLRKTLQSFESRGLTQLDPLRRMALDAYRLGQSSILEWLDAMESVAEHQQQYLDLTLRVWQAEWELQTAQGRQPLPPQ
- a CDS encoding efflux RND transporter permease subunit, giving the protein MLRAFIDFVVHRRLVALCATLAIAIYGIYAYLQTAIEAYPDVTNVQVGIIAQAPGLAPEEVERQITQPLERELNGTPGLISLRSESYFGLSMVNLVFNDDANSFKARAEVAQRLPQADLPPGVTPEMAPDYTPLGKIYYYRLRSDRHTLDQLRSEQEWNIVRVLKQVQGVADVVSVGGFVKEYHVEVNPDKLYRLGLSLGDVTEALEKSNRNVGGGLLRRGEQSFIIRGIGLLKSPQEIKDVVVQLRGGAPVTIGDVAQVIQSHTPRQGSVGMDDENDVVQGIVLLKRGENPSVVLEGIHEKVEQLNGGLLPEGMHMEVTYDRSDLVGHTLATVQHNLLFGACLIIAILWLVLRSIRGSLIVAAVIPLSLLVAFIGLHWLGMPANLISMGAIDFGIMVDGAVVLAENIIRNARLRKPTTQREMRAIIIDSAIAVAKPTLFAMAIVIAALIPVFSLESIEGRIFRPLAMTYSFALLGALLFAMGLVPALCALFLKPKHVMAPEPAVFERMDHGFHRWIAATLHNPRRRTTVAAVALAILAIAGLSATKLGTEFLPALDEGDAYVLVQMPASISLEKGQEVLADVRQIIRQFPEVISVSTEQGRPESGTDNETLNMAKVLVRLKPLKEWRAGLDKSALIEEMRAQLGTIPGVAFNFSQPIRDSVEESTSGARGQVVLKVFGPEIPQLRAILQKTMEEVRHIEGVVDLDLYRDAPAPQLHVEFNREALARQGIPMDTAQKTLELALAGDIATTLWEGERGIPVRVRLPYANRMDESSIRDIAIPTASGGSVPLHAVGTVSVKIGNASIFRENNLRYMALKFNVEGRDIGSVVKETLATFKDKVQVPDGYQAVWGGEWENQQRAAKRLQVVVPLSLLIVFALLFGALGQARSSFVILLCTPFTMVGGIAALHFTGIELSISAAIGFIALLGQVALAGLLVISSVESLRRQGTPLLEAVVEGTVERLRSVLLVAMLALLGLLPMALSTGVGSETQRPFASVIVGGMLVLPMVALVLLPVLYVWLGPKTLKKPDELDEDH
- a CDS encoding efflux RND transporter periplasmic adaptor subunit, whose amino-acid sequence is MRDLIPSLPLSTLTARLQRHRTAALLAGALCAFPAWSETPPAVQVAPAALRAVQVATVQAPQAGQLFWAPAHLEYLPGQLDSVVAPVQARVTAIHVQPGQTVKAGAPLATLVSADALRMRHEVRAAQLASETARTELQRQQNLVERGVGTDMELRSAQARSKEAAQELERARGTAALLGQDGGDRIVLRAPHAGVVAQHQATMGALAEAGAVLFAIGNPQSLGIVADVFEAELAGLKAGSAAQVELQTQAAAVPAKVLQVGAVVNAESRRAAVQLAFADKTVPAGLRAGMQARVGIAMERGDQMMVPLAAVLIKGENRTVVFVQTGEHAFAARDIQLGQPVRGWVPVISGLKPGERIVVRGALLLDGAASQML